The DNA sequence GACATGAGCTATTTTTGGCCGTCACAGCCTACGGCAGTGTCTTGTTAGAACTAACCGCCTACGTCTCATTTTTGGTTTCTTTAGAAGTCCGACCAGTGCACTTCCTGCCAGAGTGAGTAAGATGTCACGTAACATTATAGTAGCTATACTGTTTAAAAGGTGTTTTGAATAAACTTACAATTTAGTTTCTTTTTCACTTCAGGAAACAACAACACCTCATAATGTTTTAACATCTGTCAGCAATAAATTAACGGTGATccacatctgtctgtccatctgtctgtgtgttatgtTGCATTAGGGAATTATTTATGTGCTCTGCTGCCTGCTTATACACCGGAAGTTGTAGGTCATAGGAATCAACATCTAAAAATTCCCCAGTTTCATGGGTTGAGTCATACTTTTTTACAAAAGGGGTGGTGGAATGTTgtacaaatgattaaaaaaagaagaaaaaagaagaaaaagattaaGGTTTAGTAGCTAAGTGTCCACTCTGTATTTTTTGGTTGATATCTTTGCAAAACTTATTGATAACTTTAAACAACCCTATAGATACTTTTTGTCAAGGGCAGATGCAGTCATTATAGAGTTTTAAAGAAAGAATCTAGTATGCAGATATGTAGTTGACACACAAAACTACTCAGTGAAAACTAGCAACTAAGAACTATCAAAGACTTGTTTGTGCAATGTATTAAGATTCTTTTGCAAATGAACAACTATGAATCCAGATGTAATGAGAGACCAgcataacacattttttcctcatAATTTGTGCCAAACTACACCACCctttctgtaaaatgtcctaaaaatTAACCTTTAAATAGCTGGAACATTTCTAATAAAAATTAGAAGTAAAGGatctataaaagaaaatgttactGAAAAGAATAtagaataattataataatatataataattccAACCAACTACTATGATATTAGTAACTTACTCTGGGTTATTGTCATGGCTTGTAAAAGAACAATACAAATGTTTTGGGGGATGTTGTGACAGATAGTGACCTAGGTAAGAGATGATTCAGTCTTAACAGCATACAACTCCCCTTTAAACAAGAGCccactgtttttatttcatattcagaCAAATCAAGGATTCAGCGCAACACCTGCCCAGTACCATGCTAATCCTGGTGTACCATGTAAGTTACATACACTGCATACACTGAAATAAGACATCTCTTCATACAGAGACACTTAACCTAcatgttttttctatttttacagGGGCATTACCATTTGCCATCGTAGTTTCCATCATGTTTGTTGTGTTATCTGCTTACATAATCtacaagaagaggaaaagaggtgCGTACATTAAAACTAAAGGTTTAAACACAGCGACATGAGCATGAAGATGAAGCTTCTCTGTGTGCTACATTGACttgaaaacaacacattacTTTTATCATCCTGGAATGTCATTTCTCAATCTGATATTCATTAGTGTGTGTCATATATGACTTGTGTTTCACGCAGGCAATGCAAATGCGAGCAGAAGATCATACATGAATGCAACGTTTACTTCTCTTGCTGCTTCACCTGGAGATGATTTGGAGAACATTCTGAGTAAGTGGAAAATGATGCGATTATCTGCGATTATGTCATGTGACATTGTTAAGATGCAAGAATCTCATttataagtttacagttcagatTACTGTGTGTAGGATCCATACCAAAACTTTACATGTGCatcagtctctctgtctttaaatGTACTCAAATACAGTATAATAGCCTACAgagtattgcattcacttgaaaaaaaaaaaaaaaatctgttttttctgagtaattttgtttctgttttccagagtaatttatttttatacttggtttttcggggtaatttttttctgattttctgagtaatttctttctttttttgaagaGATTTCGAAATATCtcgataattcagagaaaaaaattaccacgaaaaacagaaaaataattacaccgaaaaacaggaaaaattactccaaaaaacagggaaaaaatagtcagaaaaacagaaataattacctcgaaaaacagaccaaaaaaaaaaattacccaGAAaaaccagactttttttttaattcaagtgaatgcaatatgAAAGAACTTCCAAACCGTACAGTAGCCTATTATTAAAAATCTATTAGCACTCTGTTATGCAATTATTTTGAAGTTATTTGATATCATCTTGGATTCCAGTTAGTTAACGTGGTTGAGGTGAAAATGGGTCAGTATGTTCACACATAATATCAGGAAAAGGCAAGCCAGACTTTccacatcatgacatcattcatttcagCAGCTGCTGTGAGCTCCACAGCTGATCACATGTCGAGCAGACGCTGATCTAAGATTTGAGTTGGCTTATTATCTTTTCAAATTGAACGATGCTGATGGGATAGTTATGGCTCACTACAAGGGCAAGTTGCCACCAGTATGCAATGGTTATAAATGAGACCCCAGGGTTGTCAGTAATGGGTAGGTTCACTTTAATACATCAAGTCTGTGAAACTATAGAGCTTTGAGGACTGACTCTTTTTCTTCAGTTGCTTTTAGTCCTTCATACTTGTGTGTTGTTAAAAGTACAGgccttatttttttttcatactagCTGCTGTACAGTCTGGTGTGTGAAcatgtcacaataattattaCACTGAgctcaaacattaaaaaatgaaataattctGATTCTTTCTTCTGTAGGTCCTGGCATTTTTTCAGCACCTCTACTGACTGTGCTGGAAAACTTGGATGTTTTGGAAGAGCTGGTCATTTTGTTGGATCCAGAGAGCCATGGAGTAAAGAACACCAGACATCTTGCATCCCTGTGCTCCTTCACGTCCACCTGGATCACTTTCACTTACTCTATGAAGGACAAGAAGAGTCCTCTTAAAGCCGTGCTCGAAGGGGTCACCAGCAAGCATCCTGACTGGACAGTCGGGCACCTGGCTAGGCTGCTAAGGCATATGGAACGCAATGATGCCATTTCCGTCCTCGCCAACCTCAGTCAGTGAATCTCCGCAGTCATTTCAAGACTTCTTTGTGCTTGTTGTGAAATTTACTCAGCTTATTCTGTTTCTTGTCAACTGGAATCTAAAACAGTTTCTGGTTGGCAGTAAAATGTATACGCAGTGCTTTTACACGTCTAATTTTCTACTGAACTGAATTGTAATCGCAACATATTGATATTATTTTctaataaataaagtcatttgTTCAAACATCTTAACATCTTTATTAAGCaaataacattataaataaaaaagtgcatAGAAAAATTAAACAGGTTTAGAAATATGTATACAAATATTTACAAACTCAGGGTTTATTTGTACATGGTAACAAAGACCTAAATTTTAAAGATcacatattttctcatttttatgtcttttacacttacttttaaaataaccctactatctatatatatatatagatatagatatatatatatgtatagatatatatatgtatacatataaatatatatacatatacatacatatatatatacacatacatacacacacacacacacatatatgtatctatatatatatagatatgtgtgtgtgtgtgtatatataacatACAGCTTTCTGAACAGATTCTGGGAGAGATGGTCGTGACAACTTCAGGTTTTGACGAGTGCCATCCTTCATTGCAAacttgcaaacacacaaacacacacacacacacacacacaaaataacacagacgcacccacacacaccagctcTGCAGGACATTAAAACCAAGCTACTCTTAAATTATCGTCCTCTGTTTTTGCATCAGTATTCCCAAACATCTGTCTAAACAGCTGAGGTAGAATCCTTGCAAGGAGTTGGGAGTGACTGCTCTTGTTGTCAGGTAGGTTATTGACACAAGTGAATCTGGGCTCCATCCCAGTGATTGGACATGCAAGAAGGAAAGGGGATTAAGATCAAGACAAAGCATGATCCTATTGGAATTTTGCTCTAATACGtttggagagaaagggagggagggagggagagagagagagagagagagagagaagggtgaaaaaaacaaaacatgatcaTGGGCTTGGGGAGGCAAACAGTGCTCACTTTACTCCTGTGACTGATTCTAAGACCATTAATAATCTaccataacaaaaataaaaataaaataaaaatgattcttTAAAAATACCTGCTTTAGAACAATTTCTGTCAAAAAGGCTTAAATGCATGACACAATTGCCCCAAATGAAAATTCAAGTAAATTAGTGAAACAAAAGGACATActtgtaaacaaaacaaaaaaggatacaaagaggggggggggggggctcctaATACACTAGACCACCACCATTTATACAAAGCACAACCTTTCaccattaaaaacagaaatcaaaacatgaataaatataacTACCAATTTGAACAGTGTGTGAATTCGATCGACCTCATTAATGACGGCACTGTACATCGACTAAGaacaacattacacattactttAAGGTGCACAGTGCATTCTCTCCAGCTCCGTGTCAGACTTGTGTTTGCTGCGAGCCACCACGCAACAGCAACATGTCCAAAGTCTTTGCACTGTGTTcacaattacaaaaaaacagGGTGCAGGAGATGAATGCACACACTCAGTGGCGATGCTTTTGCAGTGCTCTCCCTGATTAAGAGAAAAACTGAAGCAGGTttaacaaaaagaagagaatCTGTATGTTTGTTGATTATTTTATGTGTGACTGTAGGGCAGCGAAGTCTTATTGCAATAAGTAATGGACATCTGCCATGagagtaataaaatatatatttaaaaaaaaaaatgatactCACCATAACTCTTAACTTTTGGCTTGAGTAGTGTTTGCTACATACACTGTACATCgagggaaaaaacaaaatctcTTAAAGACGTTTTCGTCTTTATAAATATGACACTATGTTACTGAATGAAACCGTTACATTGCAATGATTTAGTTTAACTCAAcgcaggaagagaggaagtgtCAAAACACCAGATCAAAGATCTAGTGTGAAACTTAGCAGACACACTCCAAAGACATTAAGAGTACTGCTTGAGTGCATAAATTTAAGATACGTGGTCTCAGCAGGGTGAGCAATTCCTGATTTGCAGGACACCTTAGTCCAACCAAAGATGTTGAAGACCCTTCAAAGCGTAGCACCATGGTTGTCTTGTGATTTagaaaaaagtcttaaaaagaaaaaggaaaaaatccACAACATGAGAAGTGTTAAATGtaagataaaaaaatacaaaaataaaggtTTGGGTGAATGTATGGCTCAAGAACTGACTTCACCACTGCACAGATGGGGCTATAATGTTCCCATCACTGGAGGATGGAGCAATCATGATTACAAGTGTACTATAGACAaacacccctcccccccccagaaatgaataaaatataaggAATCTCTCAAAGCCTGGCTCTAAGTTTTCAGCAATGATTCTAACAGATAAGGCTTGACGTGTGTATCAAAGAAATTCTGTTGGCGTCATCCGTGTTGATCCAGGAACCCTCACATTTCCATTATCTCATTCGGTTGTCTTGGACACCAAAACTACTTCCTCCAAAATATTTAGCTGTACTCTGAAGTACCTTGTGAACACACAGCAGGCAAGAAACTTCTCAAGAGTTACAGAATtatctccttcttcctcttgttctcCAATCCCgaaaatgtctgtgtgtatccTCTGTTGACCAGTCTCATAGTGGCTAATTCCCCTGCTGTGCTGACTGCCCACTGCCTCCCCAAACCCAATCCAGTGCCACCTTAATATAAGGCTTACTAGTAAACAGGATGCGCCCCTTCACAGATGAGAGGGCCCCTCTCAGTTGAGGAAGCGCCGACATCGCCGGGCCCCACAGTTACAGTTGAGTTTGTTGCTGGCGTCTTCAATGGGGAACTTGTAGTCGTAAGTGAGCTCCTCTCCCCTGTAGATCTTCCTCAGAGCAAAGATGACGATGTGCTTCCGGCCCTCCACGTTTATAACTCGCGAGTAGCAGTTCGGTTCACAGGAGTGGTTGATGAATCTTGCCGCGTTGCCATGCATGGTTGCATCTACCACGTCAAAGTCATCAATGCGGAACATGTAGCAGCCGATACCCTGTGAATGCACGAATGGAACGTATTGAGACATCCTATAACGTCTTTCACTTTAAACTTCAATTACTGTGGCTAACCAACATGCATTAGAACAGAACGGATCAAAGATATGGAACCAACCTTGCCATCGTAGTACTTCTCCCTTTTGTCAGTGAGCACCGAGCGAATGACAATGCCTGCATACTCAATAACCATCTCCCCTGCTTCGATGTTCCTTTTGCAGAAAAGACCACGCCCATGGATAGCAGATCTAAAATGGATGTACACAAAGGGTAGAACTGGTTAGATCAGGCAGGTTAATTCAAAAACAGTGTGATGGAGTCTGCTCATGTACAGACTCAAATCAACTTCAACATTAAGCCAAAATTACAATGTGATCATTACTTTGGTATgattaaatgacattttttgttATTGGCATCAACTGTATGTTATATACACAGATTTCAACTGCAACAAACATTACCTGCTTAACATGAAACTGTTAACATATTCATTGTGAAAatgttatctctctctctctatccatctatttccattaacattcatgttctatcaatgcattcaataacctaaacttcttccccggagttgtctgtgctttctcgtctcacaggtaatctgggcctgtagacgtccggatgacggattccagtcccggaccttctagcttcattgttgatttcattgtgcttcctcctctatccttcctctctctcctcttcgtcactatccttcctctctccttcctttctctcctctcaacccaaccggtcgaggcagatgtccgcccacttctgagtctggttctgcctgaggtttcttcctgttaaaagggagttttttctcgccactgttgctcatgtgggaatgttgggtctctttaaagttaaaacctgaagagtttggtttagaaagtgccttgagataactttgttgtgatttggcgctatacaaataaagattgattgattgatggttaTCATGATGactttaatagttttatttggGGGTTTTCTACTTACAGTTCAAAGACTACTGCATGTCTTAAGGTCAATGTTGTCTACACTGCAACTTCTCTCTTAGTCTCTCTTCCAGAAAACTTCAACAGCACATCTGGCATATAAACCTGTGGTCTGCGATTGTTGTCGTTACTCCAACAATGCTGTAATTGTTTATATCTCCCCTGAGTGTGATGCAAACTTCACCATTTCACCATTTGTCTGGCTCTCTTGAAATTTTGCACAATTTTTCCTTTCATGAAGAAAAAATATTCCCAGCAAGGATTTACTTCATTTGCGCAAATCCTGGTTCATTACTATGACTACTATGTGATTCAGGTCTAGATTAAACCAGTTTCATTCCATTTTCTCAGactaatttgatgttttttcctcTGAGTTGAGAAACAATCGATGGGCTGTCGTGTATGATGTTCAAAGTTTTTGCTTTACATTCCCTCAGCGAACCACAGTATCAAAcagttttttgtaattttcagtttttcaaatAGCTTGTATGTATATGTTGACAGGAATGCCTTAATTGCATTTACATGAACATTATTTTGTAAACTAGCAAAACACCAAATGTCCACCAGATGTTTCACCCCGTTTCAACTTGATTGCTCTTCATTAGAATGTGGACTTGAATGTTGGCGGTTTTTCTTGGCAATGAATGACTGCTCCGGGAATTCATGACTGCTCTTTGAACGCAGTGATTTGAAACATGTGTCTACAGACTGCATGTCAGTAAGATAGCCACGTTAATCTGGTGAATTCTTACAATAACGATCCAATCAGTTATGAGCATGTAATTTCCTCTACTTTCTCTGAttacaacattttcttttatgaaaGCAATAGCATGGCTCAAGCACTGATGGCTCCAGGTAAGCACTGTTTTGAAACATTACACATGAATCTGTGCTGACCTGTACACGCCTACAGCTTCCTTGGATGTCCTTTCCAGATGTCTGAAGCGCATGGCCATGGGCAACTCCAAACTAGTGGCCCGTCTAAAAGTAAGAACAGACAAAACTTCaccaaaaacatcaacaaaaaaagggcctgaatatttttaaaaagtacaatgtGTGGACTGATTTTCACTCTTTCAGTGAAAAGGTTATAATTCCAGATTCAAAGAGATTAAGAGTACATTTTAACCCAGGAAAAAGTGTCATCTAAATGAAGCCTGACCTTGTGGACTTCAAAAGAacctcat is a window from the Scomber japonicus isolate fScoJap1 chromosome 10, fScoJap1.pri, whole genome shotgun sequence genome containing:
- the igflr1 gene encoding IGF-like family receptor 1 translates to MMRYSDKCEDLTTRLFQDKCVPCNKPIPGYEITPNCGYDDHGGRHEVPTKPCKANFFNDGSKALCQPCAPCPAGFNTASPCTSTTDTQCNKLRTNQGFSATPAQYHANPGVPWALPFAIVVSIMFVVLSAYIIYKKRKRGNANASRRSYMNATFTSLAASPGDDLENILSPGIFSAPLLTVLENLDVLEELVILLDPESHGVKNTRHLASLCSFTSTWITFTYSMKDKKSPLKAVLEGVTSKHPDWTVGHLARLLRHMERNDAISVLANLSQ